In Pseudobdellovibrionaceae bacterium, the following proteins share a genomic window:
- the spoVG gene encoding septation regulator SpoVG, producing the protein MKITEVKVFPVNEDRLKAYVTITIDECFVVRDLKVIKGNAGLFVAMPSKKRKDGQFKDIAHPLNQETRDEIEKAIFDAFEKEIRSMGQSLDELDRDDD; encoded by the coding sequence ATGAAGATCACAGAGGTGAAGGTCTTCCCCGTCAACGAGGACCGTCTTAAAGCCTATGTAACCATCACAATTGATGAGTGCTTCGTCGTGCGGGATCTAAAAGTGATCAAAGGCAACGCCGGCCTGTTCGTGGCCATGCCCAGCAAGAAACGTAAAGACGGCCAGTTTAAAGATATCGCTCACCCTCTCAACCAGGAAACCCGGGACGAAATTGAAAAGGCGATTTTTGATGCCTTTGAAAAGGAGATCCGCTCCATGGGTCAATCCCTGGACGAGCTGGATCGTGACGACGATTGA
- a CDS encoding DUF1844 domain-containing protein, which yields MTSENTTPQENKLEASFSTLILSIASSAAMSLGLAPNPTNNKTEKNLEMARFNIDLLVVLQDKTKNNLDKDEGAFLESVIRDLQLKFIQHQ from the coding sequence ATGACTAGTGAAAATACCACTCCTCAGGAAAACAAACTGGAGGCCAGCTTTTCCACATTGATTCTTTCAATTGCCTCTTCGGCGGCCATGAGCCTGGGGCTGGCGCCCAATCCCACCAACAATAAGACCGAGAAAAACTTGGAGATGGCTCGGTTTAATATTGATTTGTTGGTGGTCCTTCAGGACAAGACCAAGAACAATCTGGACAAGGATGAGGGTGCCTTCTTGGAATCCGTCATTCGCGATCTTCAGCTGAAATTTATTCAGCACCAGTAA
- a CDS encoding Do family serine endopeptidase, whose amino-acid sequence MKRSKIHFMYIGLIALALFTGGLLIQPKSSVAREVRPPIKAGDPLPANLFVELAKQINPTVVNISTSQLPTQRRAVPGYPDPFFDLFQNFMGPNPFYYQQQQPMQALGTGFIIREDGLILTNNHVVDKADLIQVQLSENSKETYEAKIIGKDARTDIALIKIEVKKKLPAAPLGSSKDLQVGEWVAAFGNPYGHGHTMTKGIISALNREIDELNRFPFLQTDASINPGNSGGPLVNSQGLVIGVNSAIDARAQGIGFAIPIDDVKSILPTLEKNGSIQRGFLGVLMQDLDQESAQSLGIDRTEGALITQIVPDSPAEKSGMKPYDLVIQVGEKPITSTRDLAREIQNYSPGNKVQVKVVRNKKDTTLGLVVGRHPDDVSTSVADKKGYQGQKAPFDLGFKVSDYSKKLANEFNLPPLREQHPVVIDVDRGSIASWAGLAPGDIVLDVNRKSVSRAKDVLKYLRKDGMNVLRVLKQNRVALLYLKSR is encoded by the coding sequence ATGAAACGTTCGAAAATTCACTTCATGTACATTGGTTTGATTGCTCTTGCTTTGTTTACTGGCGGATTACTCATACAACCGAAATCCTCGGTCGCAAGAGAAGTGCGCCCTCCCATAAAGGCGGGAGATCCCTTGCCGGCCAATTTGTTTGTCGAGCTGGCGAAACAAATCAACCCCACAGTCGTCAATATTTCAACCAGCCAACTTCCAACGCAAAGACGAGCCGTACCGGGATATCCTGATCCCTTCTTTGATCTGTTTCAAAATTTCATGGGACCCAACCCATTCTATTATCAACAACAACAGCCCATGCAGGCCTTGGGTACTGGATTTATTATTCGCGAAGATGGATTGATCCTGACAAACAACCACGTGGTTGACAAGGCGGATTTAATTCAGGTTCAGCTCAGTGAAAACAGCAAAGAAACTTATGAGGCCAAAATTATTGGCAAAGACGCCCGCACAGATATTGCCTTAATCAAAATCGAAGTGAAGAAGAAGCTGCCAGCAGCCCCGCTCGGTTCCAGCAAAGACCTGCAGGTCGGGGAATGGGTCGCGGCCTTTGGCAATCCCTATGGACATGGCCACACCATGACCAAGGGGATTATCTCGGCTCTTAACCGTGAAATAGATGAACTCAACCGCTTTCCCTTTCTCCAGACTGATGCCAGCATTAATCCCGGGAATTCAGGTGGTCCGCTGGTGAATTCACAAGGTTTGGTCATTGGTGTGAACAGTGCCATTGATGCCCGCGCCCAAGGAATTGGCTTTGCCATCCCAATTGATGATGTGAAGTCCATTCTCCCAACACTGGAAAAGAATGGCAGCATTCAGCGGGGCTTCCTTGGCGTTCTTATGCAGGACCTGGATCAGGAGTCCGCTCAGTCCCTGGGAATCGACCGCACAGAAGGGGCCCTAATTACCCAAATTGTCCCTGACAGCCCGGCGGAAAAGAGCGGCATGAAACCCTATGACCTGGTGATCCAGGTCGGGGAAAAGCCGATCACCAGCACTCGTGATCTTGCTCGTGAAATCCAAAACTACTCGCCTGGAAACAAAGTTCAGGTGAAAGTAGTCCGCAACAAAAAGGACACTACACTTGGCTTAGTTGTAGGCCGCCACCCCGATGATGTGAGCACCTCAGTCGCTGATAAGAAGGGTTACCAGGGTCAAAAGGCTCCTTTTGACTTGGGATTCAAAGTCAGTGACTACTCTAAAAAGCTCGCCAACGAATTCAACCTACCACCCCTGCGGGAACAACACCCGGTGGTGATTGACGTAGATAGAGGAAGTATCGCTTCCTGGGCTGGCCTCGCCCCTGGGGATATTGTTCTTGATGTGAACCGCAAAAGCGTGAGTCGAGCCAAAGATGTCCTCAAATATTTGCGCAAAGATGGCATGAATGTCCTTCGCGTCCTAAAGCAGAATCGGGTTGCCCTACTTTATCTGAAATCACGATAG